The following are encoded together in the Coffea arabica cultivar ET-39 chromosome 1c, Coffea Arabica ET-39 HiFi, whole genome shotgun sequence genome:
- the LOC140038295 gene encoding uncharacterized protein codes for MENGNGHANGSSAANGHVEPLRRISYRPRGGGAHIRCSPADRHPRCQCRAMYAYPNELVLSLDDERRQLRDANFTMTQDVEELSIMVDTQFDRIVDLEIRLTVKHHLLEATRLEIERQKSRATRLAERMRDRSAGIRADAAMMMDEATSFIQGGEQNMDRQAIGRSRGRPTRQHPEAGGDREPGVNQDQGQEGVAGDQVATAINRITDVLERLTERQAAGPVHHPGDPADSKDRALERFLKFGPPKFYGRPEPEVAEGWWERITEFFTALNYAEERNVTFATFQFKGATRSWWNLVRVTWETNHTPRTWVNFTREFNVKFLPPLIQKKREDDFIRCKQGAMSVAEYEVQFTKLSRFAPELIATEQRRVRRFVQGLNVKIQESLAVVRIDIFADAVERDQRVEVARAQVKSSQSKKRFAPSSSREPTFGNAPPAKMGRGTSGVTNPGTPRGTLARGTGTRNAGGRNNGARGGSNGREQLRNSSQGGRAIIPQVTCAYCKKPGHSMDSCWKKQGRYLKCGSSEHQIFGCPKVQEGTTPNARPNTSGGSRPTVTARVYAIDDQPVSDSSEVVEGTLPIFHRLAKVLIDPGATHSFVDPSFMSGIDVQSVRLPFDLEIRTPMGNKKVITSLVYKNCEFWVGEQKMLVDLISLDIKGYDVIIGMDFLGHHHAKLDCRAKVVEFCIPEETTLRLDVKGRLASSAMVRARRMLSKGAQGFIAFLINTPSDQAKLEDVPVVREFPDVFPEELKTLPPERGVEFKIDLVPGTTPISKTPYRMAPAELKELKIQLQDLLEKGFVKESDSPWGAPVLFVKKKDESLRLCIDYRGLNKVTIKNKYPLPLIDSLFDQLQGSVIFSKLDLRQGYYQLKIKKEDIPKTAFSTRYGHFEFAVIPFGLTNAPAAFMDLMQRVFKKYLDQFVVVFIDDILIYSKTQEEHVTHLEIVLQILREHKLYAKFSKCEFWLEEISFLGHKVSKYGIVVDPAKVEAVMNWKQPETPTEDP; via the exons ATGGAGAATGGAAACGGACATGCTAACGGTAGTAGTGCGGCTAATGGACACGTAGAGCCCCTTAGGCGTATCTCCTACAGGCCGCGAGGCGGAGGAGCCCATATACGCTGCTCACCTGCTGATAGGCACCCTAGGTGCCAGTGCAGAGCCATGTACGCGTATCCCAACGAGCTGGTGTTATCCTTAGACGATGAGCGTCGCCAGTTAAGGGACGCTAACTTCACCATGACTCAGGATGTAGAGGAGTTGAGTATCATGGTGGATACCCAGTTTGACCGTATAGTCGATTTGGAGATCAGGCTAACTGTTAAACATCATTTGCTGGAGGCTACTCGTTTGGAGATAGAGCGGCAGAAGTCTAGGGCGACTCGATTAGCCGAAAGGATGCGTGATAGGAGTGCAGGCATCAGGGCTGATGCCGCGATGATGATGGATGAGGCCACTAGCTTTATTCAGGGTGGTGAGCAG AATATGGATCGCCAAGCGATAGGAAGGAGCCGTGGGAGACCCACTAGACAACACCCGGAAGCGGGTGGTGATAGGGAACCCGGGGTCAATCAAGACCAAGGGCAAGAGGGCGTGGCCGGAGACCAGGTGGCCACCGCAATTAACCGTATCACTGACGTCCTCGAGCGCTTGACTGAACGCCAAGCCGCTGGACCAGTGCATCATCCAGGAGACCCAGCTGACTCAAAGGATCGAGCACTGGAAAGGTTTCTGAAGTTTGGACCTCCCAAATTCTATGGAAGACCCGAGCCGGAAGTGGCTGAAGGCTGGTGGGAGAGAATCACTGAATTCTTCACCGCCTTAAATTATGCGGAGGAGCGAAATGTGACTTTTGCCACCTTCCAGTTTAAGGGAGCTACTCGCTCCTGGTGGAACCTAGTAAGGGTTACTTGGGAGACTAACCATACACcaaggacttgggtgaatttcacAAGAGAGTTCAATGtcaaattccttccacctctcattcaaaagaagagagaggacgatttcattAGATGCAAACAGGGAGCGAtgagtgtcgccgaatatgaagTCCAGTTCACAAAGCTATCCCGCTTCGCACCTGAATTGATAGCCACTGAACAAAGGCGTGTTCGGAGGTTTGTACAGGGTTTGAATGTGAAAATACAGGAGAGCTTAGCCGTCGTGAGGATAGATATTTTCGCAGATGCTGTCGAGAGAGACCAGAGAGTTGAAGTAGCTAGAGCCCAAGTGAAATCTTCCCAGTCTAAGAAAAGATTTGCTCCTAGTAGTAGTCGGGAGCCGACTTTTGGAAATGCCCCACCGGCCAAAATGGGCCGAGGAACCAGTGGAGTGACTAATCCTGGAACACCACGAGGCACTCTCGCAAGAGGAACCGGGACAAGGAATGCAGGGGGAAGAAACAATGGAGCTAGAGGGGGATCGAATGGAAGAGAACAACTTAGGAATAGCTCGCAAGGGGGTCGAGCAATAATTCCTCAAGTGACCTGTGCTTATTGCAAGAAACCTGGCCATTCTATGGATAGTTGCTGGAAGAAGCAAGGAAGGTACTTGAAATGCGGAAGTAGTGAGCACCAAATTTTTGGATGTCCAAAGGTGCAGGAAGGGACTACTCCGAACGCTAGACCAAACACTTCTGGAGGGAGCCGGCCAACAGTTACTGCCAGAGTGTATGCTATAGATGACCAACCTGTATCTGATTCCTCGGAAGTTGTGGAAGGTACACTTCCAATTTTTCATCGATTAGCTAAAGTGTTAATTGACCCTGGTGCAACGCATTCATTCGTAGATCCATCTTTTATGTCTGGAATAGATGTGCAATCCGTTAGATTACCCTTTGACCTTGAAATTAGGACACCAATGGGTAATAAGAAGGTAATCACTAGTTTAGTTTATAAGAATTGCGAATTCTGGGTTGGAGAGCAAAAAATGTTAGTGGATCTGATCAGTTTGGACATAAAAGGTTATGATGTTATCATAGGAATGGATTTTCTAGGTCACCATCATGCTAAGCTTGATTGCCGAGCGAAAGTGGTGGAGTTTTGTATACCTGAAGAAACGACCCTGAGATTAGATGTTAAGGGTAGGTTAGCATCTTCTGCTATGGTACGGGCAAGGAGAATGTTATCtaaaggagctcaaggtttCATAGCCTTCTTGATCAATACTCCCAGCGATCAAGCAAAGTTAGAGGATGTACCAGTGGTacgggaatttccggatgtctTTCCCGAAGAATTAAAGACTTTACCACCAGAAAGAGGTGTGGAGTTCAAGATTGACTTGGTGCCTGGAACGACTCCAATTTCTAAGACTCCGTAtcgaatggctcctgccgagTTAAAAGAGTTGAAAATTCAATTACAAGACCTCTTGGAGAAAGGTTTCGTGAAGGAGAGTGACTCACCATGGGGAGCACCcgttctatttgttaagaaaaaggacgaaagtttgaggttatgtatcgATTACCGAGGGTTAAATAAGGttaccattaagaataaataccctctaccgTTGATTGATAGCTTGTTCGACCAACTGCAAGGATCAGTGATCTTCTCTAAGCTCGACTTAAGGCAAGGATATTACCAGTTGAAGATTAAGAAGGAagatatacccaagactgcttttagtaCAAGATATGGGCATTTCGAGTTCGCAGTCATACCTTTTGGAttaactaatgcaccagctGCATTCATGGATCTAATGCAGAGAGTCTTTAAGAAATACCTGGACCAGTTTGTAGTGGTTTTTATAGATGATATCTTGATATACTCTAAAACTCAGGAGGAACACGTTACGCACTTGGAAATAGTATTGCAGATACTAAGAGAGCATAAGTTGTATGCAAAATTCagcaagtgcgagttttggttggaggaGATTTCCTTTCTAGGACACAAGGTTTCCAAATATGGAATTGTCGTGGATCCGGCAAAAGTCGAAGCCGTTATGAATTGGAAGCAGCCAGAAACTCCAACTGAa GATCCATGA